One genomic region from Nocardia vinacea encodes:
- a CDS encoding ferredoxin, which produces MKISVDPQKCEGHALCAAIAPTVFEVGDDDLSRVIDPAPDNKAWPDIRAAVASCPTLAITASDDIADQG; this is translated from the coding sequence ATGAAAATATCTGTCGATCCGCAGAAATGCGAAGGGCACGCGCTGTGCGCGGCCATCGCGCCGACCGTGTTCGAAGTCGGTGACGACGACCTGTCCAGAGTTATCGATCCGGCACCCGACAACAAGGCCTGGCCGGACATCCGAGCGGCGGTGGCTTCCTGTCCGACACTTGCCATTACGGCATCCGATGACATAGCCGATCAGGGGTAG
- a CDS encoding ABC transporter permease, translated as MSTATSSQAPPQPKPSTLTRLLAIPNFGPIAAIIIAVVFFAAQSDRFLTGGNFSLIVQQVMVVGTLAIGQTLIILTAGIDLSNGAVMALGNIAITKLAVDSGLPPLVAIVLGLALTAGFGLLNGSLVSLVKLPPFIVTLGTYGIAFALTHIYSEEQTISGLPGTLTYFDKTFPLGDTDITYGSVAMLVLFALAWYVLRQTAAGRHVYAVGNNPEAARLSGIDTRRVLLGVYTAAGLIYGLAALLLVARTGVGDPNAGQTDNLDSITAVVLGGTSLFGGRGSVIGTLLGALIVGIIRNGLQLMGVPSIYQTLITGILVIAAVAVDQFNRGRQK; from the coding sequence ATGAGCACCGCCACCAGTTCGCAGGCACCGCCGCAGCCGAAACCGTCGACCCTCACTCGCCTGCTCGCCATCCCCAACTTCGGGCCGATCGCGGCGATCATCATCGCCGTCGTCTTCTTCGCCGCCCAGTCCGATCGATTCCTCACCGGCGGCAACTTCTCGCTGATCGTGCAGCAGGTGATGGTGGTCGGCACGCTGGCGATCGGCCAGACACTGATCATCCTCACAGCGGGCATCGACCTGTCCAACGGCGCGGTGATGGCGCTGGGCAATATCGCCATCACCAAATTGGCCGTCGACTCCGGGCTGCCGCCACTGGTGGCGATCGTGCTCGGGCTCGCGCTCACGGCCGGGTTCGGTTTGCTCAACGGCTCTTTGGTGAGTCTGGTGAAGCTGCCGCCGTTCATCGTGACCCTCGGCACCTACGGCATCGCGTTCGCCCTCACGCACATCTACTCCGAAGAGCAGACGATTTCCGGTCTGCCCGGCACGCTCACCTACTTCGACAAGACGTTCCCGCTGGGCGACACCGACATCACCTACGGTTCCGTGGCGATGCTGGTGCTGTTCGCGCTCGCCTGGTATGTGCTGCGCCAGACCGCGGCCGGGCGGCACGTCTACGCCGTCGGTAACAATCCGGAGGCGGCACGGCTGAGCGGAATCGACACGCGGCGAGTGCTGCTGGGTGTATATACCGCGGCGGGGCTGATCTACGGCCTCGCGGCGCTGCTGCTGGTGGCGCGCACCGGTGTCGGCGACCCGAACGCGGGGCAGACCGACAACCTCGACTCGATCACCGCGGTCGTGCTGGGCGGCACCAGCCTGTTCGGCGGGCGCGGTAGCGTCATCGGCACACTGCTGGGCGCACTGATCGTCGGCATCATCCGAAACGGGCTGCAGCTCATGGGAGTTCCGTCGATCTATCAGACCCTGATCACCGGCATCCTGGTGATCGCGGCGGTGGCCGTGGACCAGTTCAACCGCGGGAGGCAGAAGTGA
- a CDS encoding acyl-CoA dehydrogenase family protein, whose amino-acid sequence MNLEFTEEQVALRDLVRRFLSEKASISEHVRTMLDHPTGTTQPLWQGLADLDVTGLLVPHDYGGAGATMVEAGIVLEEMGRALDPGPWQSTAVAATRTLARLNATEHAADVLTGIADGSVTATVCLPHAQDVVATALVTDSLVTGTFTAVPDAAAANVLLIPVPTATRISLFAVEIPSAGVEITPQPTVDRTRKQFRVTLVNTPARHLGTASTTGLAAVIDDVLIASAADALGAAQRILELSIDHARTRQQFGRPIGAFQAVQHLCVDMFETVELARGGVLRALWAADFASDEYRHLAAIRTKAFAGRLATVGEASIQIFGGIGFTWEHDAHLYLERLLSWSAFLGGPDRYLQEIGSHVARGRQRTATPRSTVSRA is encoded by the coding sequence ATGAACCTCGAATTCACCGAAGAGCAAGTGGCATTACGCGACCTGGTTCGTCGCTTCCTTTCCGAAAAGGCGTCGATCAGCGAACATGTGCGCACGATGCTCGACCATCCCACCGGCACCACGCAGCCGCTGTGGCAGGGCCTGGCCGACCTCGACGTGACCGGCCTGCTCGTCCCGCACGATTACGGCGGCGCAGGCGCCACCATGGTGGAAGCCGGAATCGTGCTCGAAGAAATGGGTCGCGCACTGGATCCGGGGCCGTGGCAATCCACCGCGGTCGCCGCGACCCGAACCCTGGCCCGGCTCAACGCGACCGAGCACGCCGCCGATGTGCTGACAGGCATCGCCGACGGATCGGTGACGGCCACGGTCTGCCTGCCGCACGCACAAGACGTCGTTGCGACCGCGCTCGTTACCGACTCGTTGGTGACCGGCACATTCACCGCAGTACCCGATGCGGCGGCCGCGAACGTGCTGCTGATACCCGTCCCGACGGCAACGCGCATATCGTTGTTCGCCGTCGAAATACCTTCGGCCGGAGTGGAAATCACGCCCCAACCCACCGTGGACCGGACCCGCAAGCAATTTCGGGTGACTCTGGTGAACACGCCCGCTCGACACCTCGGCACCGCGTCGACGACGGGCCTCGCGGCGGTGATCGACGACGTTCTCATCGCATCGGCCGCCGACGCTCTCGGTGCGGCACAACGCATTCTGGAACTGAGCATCGACCATGCGAGGACCCGTCAGCAATTCGGCCGCCCGATCGGCGCATTCCAGGCGGTTCAGCACCTGTGCGTCGACATGTTCGAAACCGTGGAATTGGCTCGCGGCGGCGTGCTGCGCGCACTGTGGGCCGCCGATTTCGCCTCGGACGAGTACCGGCACCTGGCGGCAATCCGGACCAAGGCCTTCGCCGGCCGACTCGCGACCGTCGGCGAAGCCTCGATCCAGATCTTCGGCGGCATCGGCTTCACCTGGGAACACGATGCCCATCTCTACCTGGAGCGGCTGCTGAGCTGGAGCGCGTTCCTCGGTGGACCAGACCGGTACCTGCAGGAGATCGGGTCACACGTCGCCCGGGGCCGTCAACGGACAGCTACACCGCGCAGCACGGTATCGCGTGCGTGA
- a CDS encoding cytochrome P450 encodes MSMSDEINFFTDMSTVVDPHPYFDALRAQCPVFREPHHGVVAVTGYDEAVEVYRNHQVFSSCVAPTGPFPPLPFEPAGDDIGPLIEQHREKFPLHEHMVTFDQPEHTAQRDLLKTLFTPRRLKENEEFMWRQADQLLDEFDTRSELEFLREYAQPLAMLVIANLLGVPERDYPDFRQALASQTPPGAVQSDAMVGNPLEFLADRFTSYIEERRRNPSGDVLTALASAKFPDGSLPAVDELVHLAAFLFAAGQETTAKLMTSGLRILAERPELQQILREDSSVIPGFVEECLRMEAPVKCDFRLARTTTKLGGVDLPAGTMVMVAPGAANREPSRFEDPHEFRYDRANAREHIAFARGIHTCPGGPLARMETRISFERILQRWRDIRISESEHGPADARRYTYEPTYILRGLSALHVEFTPVG; translated from the coding sequence GTGAGCATGTCCGACGAAATCAATTTCTTCACCGACATGTCGACCGTTGTCGATCCGCACCCCTACTTCGACGCGTTACGTGCGCAATGTCCGGTCTTTCGCGAGCCACACCACGGCGTCGTCGCGGTGACCGGCTATGACGAGGCGGTGGAGGTGTACCGCAACCATCAGGTGTTCTCGAGTTGCGTCGCGCCGACGGGTCCCTTCCCGCCGCTGCCATTCGAGCCGGCCGGTGACGATATCGGGCCGCTGATCGAACAGCATCGGGAGAAATTCCCCCTGCACGAGCACATGGTGACCTTCGATCAGCCCGAGCACACCGCGCAACGCGACCTGTTGAAAACTCTGTTCACGCCGCGGCGGCTGAAGGAGAACGAGGAATTCATGTGGCGGCAGGCCGATCAGCTGCTCGATGAGTTCGACACCCGCTCCGAGCTCGAATTCCTGCGCGAATACGCACAGCCGCTCGCCATGCTGGTGATCGCGAATCTGCTCGGTGTGCCTGAACGCGACTATCCGGACTTTCGGCAGGCACTCGCGTCGCAGACACCGCCGGGAGCCGTGCAAAGCGACGCGATGGTCGGCAATCCGCTCGAATTTCTCGCCGACCGGTTCACGTCCTACATCGAGGAGCGCCGCCGCAACCCGAGTGGTGACGTGCTGACCGCTTTGGCCTCTGCGAAATTCCCGGACGGTTCACTGCCTGCCGTCGACGAACTCGTCCATTTGGCCGCCTTCCTGTTCGCCGCCGGTCAGGAAACCACCGCCAAGCTGATGACATCCGGTCTGCGCATACTTGCCGAACGGCCGGAGCTGCAGCAGATACTGCGGGAGGACAGTTCGGTCATTCCGGGTTTCGTCGAGGAGTGCCTGCGCATGGAGGCCCCGGTCAAATGCGATTTCCGATTGGCCCGCACGACAACGAAACTCGGCGGCGTCGACCTTCCGGCCGGGACCATGGTTATGGTGGCTCCTGGTGCTGCCAACCGGGAACCGAGCCGGTTCGAGGATCCGCACGAGTTCCGTTACGACCGTGCGAACGCGCGCGAGCACATCGCATTCGCACGCGGCATCCACACCTGCCCCGGCGGCCCGCTCGCCCGCATGGAGACGCGCATCAGCTTCGAGCGGATCCTGCAGCGCTGGCGCGATATCAGGATTTCCGAATCCGAGCACGGCCCGGCCGACGCCCGGCGCTACACATACGAGCCGACGTACATCTTGCGCGGGCTCAGCGCATTGCATGTGGAATTCACCCCGGTCGGTTGA
- a CDS encoding carbohydrate kinase, whose protein sequence is MSAAERIVAVAGEALVDLMPTGVPGQFQAVPGGSPANVAVGLARLRTPVRMLARLGTDPLGGQIRKYLQDNDISLDHVVAAAEPTSLAVVDVDAMGMAHYDFRIDATADWQWTDAELAHAVDDAVVALHTGSLAMMLPPGAAALLRLVERARRTATISYDPNFRPHLMARTTARERIEVLLQLADVIKVSAEDLAWLYPHTAPEDILVDWAAHGPALVVVTLGPDGCLAATGADPTPMYRSGKQVPVVDTVGAGDAFSAGLLAGLYRRDLLGADRRNALRDIAKSELTDILDHATTVAAMTCARRGADPPTASEVCRKPV, encoded by the coding sequence GTGTCCGCAGCTGAGCGGATCGTCGCGGTCGCCGGTGAGGCGCTCGTCGACCTGATGCCGACGGGGGTGCCGGGGCAATTCCAGGCGGTGCCGGGCGGCAGTCCGGCCAATGTCGCGGTGGGTCTGGCGCGGTTGCGCACGCCGGTGCGCATGCTGGCTCGCCTCGGCACGGATCCGCTCGGGGGGCAGATTCGAAAATACCTGCAGGACAACGACATCAGCCTGGACCATGTCGTTGCCGCGGCCGAACCGACCTCCCTGGCGGTGGTCGACGTTGATGCGATGGGTATGGCGCACTACGACTTCCGCATCGACGCCACCGCGGACTGGCAGTGGACCGACGCCGAATTGGCGCACGCCGTCGACGATGCGGTGGTAGCGCTGCACACCGGTTCGCTGGCAATGATGCTCCCGCCCGGTGCGGCGGCGCTGCTACGCCTGGTGGAACGGGCCCGGCGGACGGCGACGATCTCCTACGATCCGAACTTCCGGCCGCACTTGATGGCTCGCACCACCGCCCGCGAGCGTATCGAGGTGCTGCTGCAGCTCGCCGACGTGATCAAGGTCAGCGCCGAGGATCTCGCGTGGCTGTATCCGCACACTGCGCCGGAGGACATCCTGGTGGACTGGGCCGCGCACGGACCCGCCCTGGTCGTCGTGACCCTCGGCCCCGACGGCTGCCTCGCCGCGACCGGCGCGGACCCGACGCCGATGTACCGGTCGGGCAAACAAGTTCCGGTAGTCGACACCGTGGGCGCCGGTGACGCCTTCTCGGCCGGGTTGCTGGCCGGCCTGTACCGGCGCGATCTGCTCGGTGCTGATCGGCGGAATGCCTTGCGGGACATCGCGAAATCGGAGCTGACCGATATCCTCGATCACGCAACCACCGTCGCGGCGATGACCTGCGCACGTCGCGGGGCTGACCCGCCCACGGCGTCGGAGGTCTGCCGGAAGCCGGTCTGA
- a CDS encoding TetR/AcrR family transcriptional regulator encodes MRVGHGDKTSVGALSTDGRRKDEILETASRLFASSGLRTSLQEIADACGIKPQSLYHHFGSKEAIVVELVQRYHAEIDRVAETALAGLKGSRFTPDNIVELGKAIAQCAARNSAALQFTFYEPSAGAGLELVRLTSRGATAIEFAVLETLRAGRSIGFIRPGIDLVTLADRMCQTFLHVGLYLFHRYTAVDRVADLFCEILLHGVATASPENGELDKSDALVAVDRVIRLWNETDEADADSKVALIRQVARTEFGRRGYEVTTIRDIAAAAGMSIGTVYRAVGSKEELLASIMSSFSRKTVAGWEAALSSDSTAVQKLDALAWLHINVVDRFNDEFKIQLTWLRQSPPEVSNPGMSFPAVLRQLRTLLGTGAEQGEIRLANPAAELTARCVLELTWMPEGIVRRIGKRAALIHARDTVLRGVAVR; translated from the coding sequence GTGAGAGTCGGGCACGGGGATAAAACGAGCGTCGGTGCGTTGTCGACGGATGGCCGCCGAAAGGATGAAATTCTCGAGACGGCCTCTCGCCTGTTCGCCTCCTCCGGCTTGCGCACCTCGCTGCAGGAAATAGCGGATGCGTGCGGTATCAAACCGCAGAGTCTCTATCACCATTTCGGTTCGAAAGAAGCCATCGTCGTCGAGTTGGTTCAGCGCTATCACGCCGAAATCGATCGCGTGGCGGAGACGGCTCTAGCGGGCCTGAAAGGTTCCCGATTCACCCCGGACAATATCGTCGAACTGGGTAAGGCGATCGCGCAATGCGCCGCCCGAAACAGTGCCGCCCTGCAGTTCACCTTCTATGAGCCGTCGGCGGGCGCCGGACTCGAGCTGGTGCGGTTGACCAGCCGTGGTGCGACGGCGATCGAATTCGCCGTGCTGGAGACGCTGCGCGCCGGGCGGTCGATTGGATTCATTCGTCCGGGTATCGATCTGGTGACGCTCGCCGATCGAATGTGCCAGACGTTTCTGCACGTGGGCCTGTATTTGTTCCACCGCTACACGGCGGTCGATCGGGTGGCCGACCTGTTCTGCGAGATCCTGCTGCACGGCGTGGCCACGGCGTCGCCGGAAAACGGTGAATTGGATAAGTCGGATGCTTTGGTCGCGGTCGATCGAGTCATCCGACTGTGGAACGAGACGGACGAGGCCGACGCGGATAGCAAGGTTGCCTTGATCCGCCAGGTCGCGCGGACGGAATTCGGCCGCCGCGGCTATGAGGTCACCACGATCCGAGATATCGCCGCGGCCGCGGGCATGAGCATCGGGACCGTCTATCGGGCGGTCGGCTCCAAAGAGGAACTGCTCGCGTCGATCATGAGCTCGTTTTCGAGGAAGACCGTCGCGGGCTGGGAGGCCGCGCTCAGCTCCGATTCGACCGCCGTCCAGAAGCTCGACGCCCTGGCCTGGCTGCACATCAATGTCGTGGACCGGTTCAATGACGAGTTCAAGATCCAATTGACCTGGCTACGTCAATCGCCGCCCGAGGTGAGCAATCCCGGAATGTCGTTTCCGGCGGTGCTTCGGCAGTTGCGGACCCTGCTCGGCACCGGTGCCGAGCAGGGGGAGATCCGCCTCGCCAACCCGGCGGCCGAACTGACCGCGCGATGCGTCCTGGAATTGACCTGGATGCCCGAGGGAATCGTCCGTCGGATAGGTAAGCGCGCCGCGCTCATTCACGCACGCGATACCGTGCTGCGCGGTGTAGCTGTCCGTTGA
- a CDS encoding SDR family NAD(P)-dependent oxidoreductase — translation MTQDAAKRVAIVTGAGSGIGAAIARQLARGPHRMALFDRDVEALGEVAAELRFVGIEVLTYAVDVADEISVAEAIASVRSEFGPVQIIVTSAGVQEHTPVTDITRKQWERIIAVNLTGTFACIQSVVPDMIAAGWGRIVTISSSSAQSGAANMAHYIASKGGVIALTKALSAELAPKGITVNSIPPSIIDTPMAHHATKAGWFPGLDAIAAVTPVRRAGTAEDVAAACEFLCSDQAGFITGQLIGVNGGLYV, via the coding sequence ATGACACAGGACGCAGCGAAACGAGTTGCCATTGTGACCGGAGCCGGGTCCGGGATCGGGGCGGCAATAGCCCGGCAATTGGCCCGGGGCCCGCACCGCATGGCTTTGTTCGACCGCGATGTCGAGGCGCTCGGCGAGGTCGCCGCGGAATTGCGGTTTGTCGGTATCGAGGTATTGACCTACGCGGTGGACGTGGCCGATGAAATTTCGGTCGCCGAGGCGATCGCGAGCGTCCGCAGCGAATTCGGTCCGGTGCAGATAATCGTCACCAGCGCGGGTGTTCAGGAGCACACCCCGGTCACCGACATCACGAGAAAACAGTGGGAAAGAATTATCGCGGTAAACCTCACCGGCACCTTCGCATGCATTCAATCCGTCGTCCCGGATATGATCGCAGCGGGGTGGGGCCGGATTGTCACGATATCGTCGTCCAGCGCACAATCCGGTGCCGCCAATATGGCTCATTATATTGCGTCCAAGGGTGGCGTGATCGCCTTGACGAAAGCGTTGTCCGCCGAGTTGGCGCCGAAAGGCATTACGGTGAACTCCATTCCGCCGTCCATTATCGATACACCCATGGCACACCATGCGACGAAGGCGGGTTGGTTCCCCGGTTTGGATGCCATTGCCGCGGTGACGCCGGTGCGTCGCGCCGGAACCGCCGAGGATGTGGCCGCCGCATGTGAATTCCTGTGCTCCGATCAGGCCGGTTTCATCACCGGGCAACTCATCGGCGTCAATGGCGGCTTGTACGTCTGA
- a CDS encoding maleylpyruvate isomerase family mycothiol-dependent enzyme encodes MSEADAMEQFVFAAVADERRRIADLLDELDEAQLATPSLCAGWDIKTVAAHLVSVLADSFWTFQWRTVRHRSLAAGIDELARRRAREPAAEIADTLRRCADRPISPPLFGPLDPLADIVVHSGDIRIPLGLPFAPDPRRAGLALDFLTGPWRIGFVPLGRLRGIRLCATDIDRTWGRGDEVRGSAAALLMSVGGRTALLHQLDGPALPLLRRRLSG; translated from the coding sequence ATGAGCGAAGCCGACGCAATGGAGCAGTTCGTCTTCGCCGCGGTCGCGGACGAGCGGCGGCGAATCGCGGATCTGCTCGACGAATTGGATGAAGCACAGTTGGCGACGCCGAGCCTCTGCGCGGGCTGGGATATCAAGACGGTGGCCGCACACCTGGTCAGTGTGCTCGCCGACAGTTTCTGGACGTTCCAATGGCGGACAGTGCGCCACCGGAGTCTGGCCGCTGGGATCGATGAGCTGGCACGGCGTCGCGCTCGGGAACCGGCCGCGGAGATCGCCGACACACTGCGTCGCTGTGCCGATCGCCCGATCAGTCCGCCACTGTTCGGGCCACTCGACCCGCTGGCCGACATCGTTGTGCACAGCGGCGACATCAGGATCCCGCTCGGCCTGCCCTTCGCTCCGGACCCGCGGCGGGCTGGTCTGGCGCTCGACTTCCTGACCGGACCCTGGCGGATCGGCTTCGTGCCATTGGGCCGACTGCGCGGTATTCGCCTGTGCGCCACCGATATCGATCGGACGTGGGGGCGCGGAGACGAGGTTCGTGGGTCGGCGGCCGCGTTGCTGATGAGCGTCGGCGGCCGCACCGCACTCCTGCACCAACTGGACGGCCCCGCCCTGCCACTGCTGCGCCGCCGGTTGTCCGGCTAG
- a CDS encoding ATP-binding cassette domain-containing protein, which translates to MSEQQAPVLQAKGLVKRYGHVTALDGADFELYPNEILAVIGDNGAGKSTLIKALSGALIPDEGEIYLDGKRVRFRRPVDARRAGIETVYQDLAVAPALDIADNLFLGREVRRRGILGSVFRMIDKDRMVRESQLHMANLKIGIRSMKQAVETLSGGQRQGVAVARSAAFARHVVIMDEPTAALGVKETGMVLDLIHEVRDRGLAVIVISHNMPNVFEIADRVHIQRLGRRVAVIEPHEFSMSDAVAIMTGAMAGTEVDTHRVRS; encoded by the coding sequence GTGAGCGAACAGCAGGCTCCGGTGTTGCAGGCGAAGGGATTGGTGAAGCGCTACGGCCACGTCACCGCCCTCGACGGGGCGGATTTCGAGCTGTATCCGAACGAGATTCTCGCGGTGATAGGCGACAACGGCGCCGGGAAATCCACCCTGATCAAGGCGCTGTCGGGTGCGCTGATCCCGGACGAGGGCGAGATCTACCTCGACGGCAAGCGGGTGCGTTTCCGGCGGCCCGTCGACGCTCGACGTGCCGGCATCGAAACTGTCTACCAGGATCTGGCGGTCGCGCCCGCGCTCGACATCGCCGACAATCTGTTCCTGGGCCGGGAAGTCCGCCGCCGCGGCATTCTCGGATCGGTGTTCCGGATGATCGATAAGGACCGCATGGTTCGAGAATCCCAGCTGCACATGGCGAATCTGAAGATCGGCATCCGGTCCATGAAGCAGGCAGTGGAAACGCTGTCCGGTGGGCAGCGGCAAGGAGTGGCGGTCGCGCGCAGTGCGGCGTTTGCCCGGCATGTCGTGATCATGGACGAGCCGACCGCGGCGCTGGGGGTCAAGGAGACCGGTATGGTGCTGGACCTGATTCACGAGGTCCGAGACCGCGGCCTGGCCGTGATCGTGATCAGCCACAATATGCCCAATGTGTTCGAGATCGCCGACCGCGTGCACATTCAGCGACTCGGCCGCCGGGTGGCGGTGATCGAACCACACGAATTCTCCATGTCCGACGCGGTCGCGATCATGACCGGGGCGATGGCCGGCACCGAGGTGGATACCCACCGTGTCCGCAGCTGA
- a CDS encoding acyl-CoA dehydrogenase family protein yields MDFSLPAHVEEFRDELRTWLAEHLTDDIVAASKHIGDDPAAFEIVRDWNRTMADAGWGAVSWPEEYGGRGAGPLEQLVYVEETVRARAPLPVNIIGLNNIGPAIMHYGTPEQKRTLLPRMVRADDIWCQGMSEPDSGSDLASLRTRALRVGEEYVVTGQKIWTSLAQRAHWCQLFVRTDPAAPKHQGISCLIVNMRRPGIKVRPLTTLTGEAEFAEIFLDEVRVPRTALLGPVHQGWQVATTTLGHERANAARLYSELQVRLDDLVVDLDETGGDGDAPLDDPNTLHRLGEVAVRIAFLEDLCRRAVSAAMAGSDAIGSASLAKTVWGELGQDLATLGFDVLGPHAAGGKWAKMRLAARALTIAGGTTQINKNITATRALGLPHR; encoded by the coding sequence GTGGACTTCTCCCTGCCCGCGCACGTCGAGGAATTCCGAGATGAACTGCGCACCTGGTTGGCCGAGCATTTGACCGATGACATCGTGGCGGCGAGCAAACACATCGGCGACGATCCCGCCGCGTTCGAGATCGTGCGCGATTGGAATCGCACCATGGCCGACGCCGGATGGGGCGCCGTGTCCTGGCCGGAAGAGTACGGCGGTCGTGGGGCGGGCCCGCTGGAGCAGTTGGTCTATGTGGAAGAAACGGTGCGTGCTCGTGCTCCGCTGCCCGTCAATATCATCGGCCTGAACAATATCGGCCCGGCAATCATGCACTACGGGACGCCGGAGCAGAAACGAACGCTGCTCCCGCGCATGGTCCGCGCGGACGATATCTGGTGCCAGGGCATGTCCGAACCCGACTCCGGCTCGGACCTCGCATCGCTGCGCACCCGCGCGCTGCGCGTGGGCGAAGAGTACGTGGTCACCGGTCAGAAGATCTGGACCTCGCTGGCCCAGCGCGCACACTGGTGCCAGCTGTTCGTCCGCACCGATCCGGCCGCCCCCAAACACCAAGGCATTTCGTGCCTCATCGTGAATATGAGACGGCCCGGAATCAAGGTGCGGCCGCTGACCACGCTGACCGGCGAGGCCGAATTCGCCGAGATATTCCTCGATGAGGTACGGGTGCCGCGCACCGCCCTACTCGGTCCGGTGCACCAGGGCTGGCAGGTGGCCACCACCACGCTCGGCCACGAGCGGGCCAATGCCGCCCGGCTGTATTCGGAACTGCAGGTCCGCCTCGACGATCTCGTCGTCGACCTCGACGAGACCGGCGGCGATGGCGACGCCCCCCTGGACGATCCGAACACCCTGCATCGACTCGGGGAGGTGGCAGTACGGATCGCATTTCTCGAAGACCTTTGCCGCCGAGCGGTTTCGGCGGCGATGGCAGGCAGCGACGCGATCGGTTCGGCCAGCCTCGCCAAGACCGTATGGGGCGAGCTGGGCCAAGATCTGGCCACGCTCGGTTTCGATGTGCTCGGTCCGCATGCCGCCGGCGGCAAGTGGGCGAAAATGCGGTTGGCCGCACGCGCCCTGACGATCGCGGGCGGCACCACACAGATCAACAAGAACATCACCGCAACTCGCGCCCTGGGGCTGCCGCACCGATGA
- a CDS encoding helix-turn-helix domain-containing protein has translation MASPRRIGTPDAKNRAVLLDAAEQLMLEEGYAAVSSRSVARKAGLKYQLVYYYFRTMDDLFLAVFQRRAEEGLKRQAAALQAPDPLRALWQFNLEAAASGALTTEFVALANHRKVVRTALADYSSRFREAEIAAMEKLLERYGVDSAEWPAAVVAFVMASVSRTMVLENGFGMTSAHAAMTEFVERQLDRFGPLPVEPE, from the coding sequence ATGGCATCGCCGAGGAGGATCGGTACGCCCGACGCGAAGAATCGCGCCGTACTGTTGGATGCGGCCGAGCAGTTGATGCTCGAAGAAGGCTATGCCGCAGTGAGTTCGCGCAGTGTCGCGCGCAAGGCTGGACTGAAATATCAGCTCGTCTACTACTACTTCCGCACGATGGACGACCTGTTTCTCGCGGTTTTCCAGCGCCGCGCCGAAGAGGGGTTGAAGCGCCAGGCGGCCGCCCTGCAGGCGCCGGATCCGCTGCGTGCGCTGTGGCAGTTCAACCTGGAGGCGGCGGCCAGTGGTGCGCTGACGACGGAGTTCGTCGCGCTGGCCAACCATCGAAAGGTGGTTCGCACCGCGCTTGCCGACTATTCGAGCCGCTTCCGGGAGGCTGAGATCGCGGCGATGGAGAAGCTGCTCGAGCGCTACGGTGTCGACTCCGCCGAGTGGCCCGCCGCCGTGGTGGCGTTCGTGATGGCGAGTGTGTCTCGAACCATGGTCCTGGAGAACGGGTTCGGGATGACGAGCGCGCATGCGGCGATGACGGAGTTCGTCGAACGGCAGCTGGACCGGTTCGGTCCGCTGCCTGTCGAGCCCGAGTAA